One window of Paenibacillus albicereus genomic DNA carries:
- a CDS encoding alpha/beta hydrolase, with translation MSSSALHTPLNPPLQLEPPLSSPLPRRDTRRNALVAAISAGAALLLLLVAAFHGYIAWMVAYPYVAPVHSNPMEAKGLAYEDVAFPSLSGRTTVSGWYIPASPGRSIQSESERTIVLSHGYGANREETWVPMYDLASLLHRLNYNVLMFDYGYASQQYRAPATGGWEESQQLLAAVDYVRESGSKEVVVWGFSMGAGTALQAALQTDAIDAMILDSTFVASPDTLFDNVRNIIDLPRLSLPLIEKLLPLWTGVDFNKIPAEQVLSTNYSIPIYMIHGTMDAKASYQSAETIAARQTNPLSREWIVNGGQHELLFRQHPKEYIQRAALFLSQVNQSLEQEGRLDA, from the coding sequence CTCTGCCCTGCACACGCCGCTGAATCCGCCGCTGCAGCTGGAACCTCCCCTATCTTCCCCGCTTCCCCGCCGCGACACGCGCCGCAACGCGCTCGTCGCCGCCATATCGGCGGGAGCCGCCCTTCTGCTGCTGCTCGTCGCCGCCTTCCACGGCTACATCGCCTGGATGGTCGCCTATCCGTATGTCGCGCCGGTCCACTCCAACCCGATGGAGGCCAAAGGTCTCGCCTACGAGGACGTCGCCTTTCCGAGCCTCAGCGGCCGCACGACCGTGAGCGGCTGGTACATTCCCGCCTCCCCCGGCCGCTCGATCCAGAGCGAGTCCGAGCGGACGATCGTGCTTAGCCACGGCTACGGCGCGAACCGCGAGGAGACGTGGGTGCCGATGTATGACCTTGCCAGCCTTCTCCACCGGCTGAACTATAACGTCCTGATGTTCGATTACGGCTATGCCTCCCAGCAGTATCGCGCTCCGGCCACCGGCGGCTGGGAGGAGTCGCAGCAGCTGCTCGCCGCCGTCGACTACGTCCGCGAGAGCGGCTCCAAGGAAGTCGTCGTCTGGGGCTTCAGCATGGGCGCCGGCACGGCGCTGCAGGCCGCCCTGCAGACGGATGCGATCGATGCGATGATCCTCGACAGCACCTTCGTGGCGAGCCCCGACACGCTGTTCGACAACGTGCGCAACATCATCGACCTGCCCCGCCTGTCGCTGCCGCTCATCGAGAAGCTGCTGCCCCTCTGGACCGGCGTCGACTTCAACAAGATCCCGGCCGAGCAGGTGCTGAGCACGAACTATTCCATCCCGATCTATATGATCCACGGCACGATGGACGCCAAGGCCTCCTACCAGTCCGCGGAGACGATCGCTGCCCGGCAGACGAATCCGCTGTCGCGCGAATGGATCGTGAACGGCGGCCAGCATGAGCTGCTGTTCCGCCAGCATCCCAAGGAGTACATCCAGCGCGCCGCGCTGTTCCTCAGCCAAGTCAACCAGTCGCTGGAGCAGGAAGGCCGGCTGGACGCCTGA
- a CDS encoding superoxide dismutase, with amino-acid sequence MTQAPSDLAQPRLLKEIKQWKQEEADRLEQILLAAELEPAYAGVLQQWQPLLERTAAEADRLLEARSQTQGAGVAGEPAELLEAAAAQSGVLVQQLLQLLAASPALGREPQARSAVHEALRSSTACLARAEALRQGVEAAEPEPFEPRKGGAGEPAASTSEPPARAEAPPRTGHDGGAMPQVPIGGHKLPPLPYAYNALEPYIDEATMRIHHDKHHQTYVDDLNKAEKELQAARKSGDFALVKHWERELAFNGAGHYLHTLFWPAMSPQGGGKPVGALADEIDRSFGSFDAFKKQFSEAAAKVEGGGWTILVYSPRSRRLEILQAEKHQNLSQWDAIPLLPIDVWEHAYYLKHQNKRPDYIKDWWNVVNWPYVSERFEKARTLAWEPY; translated from the coding sequence ATGACCCAAGCGCCATCCGATCTCGCGCAGCCGAGGCTGCTGAAGGAAATCAAGCAATGGAAGCAGGAAGAGGCGGACCGGCTGGAGCAGATCCTGCTGGCCGCCGAGCTGGAGCCGGCCTATGCCGGCGTGCTGCAGCAATGGCAGCCGCTGCTGGAGCGCACGGCTGCGGAAGCGGACCGGCTGCTGGAGGCGCGCTCGCAGACGCAAGGGGCCGGAGTCGCCGGAGAGCCGGCCGAGCTGCTGGAGGCCGCCGCCGCCCAAAGCGGCGTGCTCGTCCAGCAGCTGCTGCAGCTGCTCGCGGCCAGCCCCGCGCTCGGCCGCGAGCCGCAGGCGCGCTCGGCCGTACACGAGGCGCTGCGAAGCTCCACCGCCTGCCTCGCGCGCGCCGAGGCGCTCCGCCAAGGCGTCGAGGCGGCGGAGCCGGAGCCTTTCGAGCCGCGAAAGGGCGGTGCGGGCGAGCCGGCCGCTTCGACATCGGAGCCGCCCGCCCGCGCGGAAGCGCCTCCCCGCACCGGCCATGATGGCGGCGCGATGCCGCAGGTGCCGATCGGCGGCCATAAGCTGCCTCCTTTGCCCTATGCGTACAACGCGCTGGAGCCGTACATCGACGAGGCGACGATGCGCATCCATCACGACAAGCATCATCAGACGTACGTGGACGACCTCAACAAGGCCGAAAAGGAGCTGCAGGCGGCGCGCAAGAGCGGCGACTTCGCCCTCGTGAAGCATTGGGAGCGGGAGCTGGCGTTCAACGGCGCCGGGCATTACCTGCACACGCTGTTCTGGCCGGCCATGTCGCCGCAAGGCGGCGGCAAGCCCGTCGGCGCCCTGGCCGACGAGATCGACCGCAGCTTCGGCAGCTTCGATGCGTTCAAGAAGCAGTTCTCCGAAGCGGCGGCCAAGGTCGAGGGCGGCGGCTGGACGATCCTCGTCTACAGCCCGCGCAGCCGCAGGCTTGAGATCCTGCAGGCGGAGAAGCATCAGAACCTGTCGCAGTGGGACGCGATTCCGCTGCTGCCGATCGACGTGTGGGAGCATGCTTACTACCTCAAGCATCAGAACAAGCGGCCCGACTACATCAAGGACTGGTGGAACGTCGTCAACTGGCCTTATGTGAGCGAGCGGTTCGAAAAAGCGCGGACGCTGGCCTGGGAGCCTTACTGA
- the folE gene encoding GTP cyclohydrolase I FolE: protein MAGLKDYSNSMVARNREQIEYHLREILKLVGEDVEREGLLDTPARVTRMYEEIFAGYEVNPADVLGVTFDENHEELVIVKDIVYYSQCEHHMAPFFGKVHIGYLPNGHILGLSKMARLVEAVTRKLQVQERITSQIADILDEALSPQGVMVVVEGEHLCMCSRGVKKPGSKTITSGVRGEFRSNSALRAEFLSLLKQ from the coding sequence ATGGCAGGTTTGAAAGATTACTCCAACTCAATGGTCGCGCGCAACCGCGAGCAGATCGAATACCATCTCCGCGAGATCCTCAAGCTGGTGGGCGAGGACGTCGAGCGCGAAGGGCTGCTGGACACGCCTGCCCGCGTCACCCGCATGTACGAGGAGATCTTCGCCGGATATGAGGTCAATCCCGCCGACGTGCTCGGCGTGACGTTCGACGAGAACCACGAGGAGCTCGTCATCGTCAAGGATATCGTATACTACAGCCAGTGCGAGCATCATATGGCGCCGTTCTTCGGCAAGGTCCATATCGGCTACCTGCCGAACGGCCATATTCTCGGACTGAGCAAGATGGCCCGCCTCGTCGAGGCGGTCACCCGCAAGCTGCAGGTGCAGGAGCGGATCACGTCGCAGATCGCCGACATCCTCGACGAGGCGCTGTCGCCGCAGGGCGTCATGGTCGTCGTCGAGGGCGAGCATCTGTGCATGTGCTCCCGCGGCGTCAAGAAGCCGGGCAGCAAGACGATCACCTCCGGCGTCCGCGGCGAGTTCCGCTCGAACAGCGCGCTGCGCGCGGAGTTCCTCTCGCTGCTCAAGCAGTAG
- a CDS encoding YneF family protein translates to MEWYNIVIPIVTLIVGLVGGFFIGVFYLRKQMEKMQSDPEMLQKMAKQMGYNLNNKQMQKAQQMMKGQQGGQQKFIPNQRGGKRR, encoded by the coding sequence GTGGAATGGTACAATATCGTCATCCCGATCGTCACGCTGATCGTCGGCTTGGTGGGCGGCTTCTTCATCGGCGTGTTCTATCTCCGCAAGCAGATGGAGAAGATGCAGTCCGATCCGGAGATGCTTCAAAAGATGGCCAAGCAGATGGGCTATAACCTCAACAACAAGCAGATGCAGAAGGCTCAGCAGATGATGAAGGGCCAGCAAGGCGGACAGCAAAAATTCATCCCGAACCAGCGTGGCGGCAAGCGCAGATAA
- the queG gene encoding tRNA epoxyqueuosine(34) reductase QueG has translation MAQRRNKPEAGFWERLKAEMKEAAYDLGIDDIGVASPEPFTALKGRLIRHRELGYESGFEPKDIERRSDPSLLFDEPLSIIAIAVAYPSKLQDPPKSEPGARRGILSRSSWGEDYHTVLRDRLARLEAWLRERVPELRAESMVDTGELSDRAVAERAGIGWSGKNSFILNRKHGTYIFLAEMITNLPLEPDEPVEDGCGSCTKCIDACPTGALVGPGQLNAQRCVSYLTQTKEMVSDELMRKIGNRLYGCDTCQIVCPVNRGVNVTRHPEFRPDPELVKPLLEPLLEMSNREYKERYGRNASSWRGKKPIQRNAVIALGNFKEKSAVPALIRVLRDDPRPVLRGTAAWSLGRIGGPEAEAALAEAAERETDEEARSWAERSLASLREGAADGAALSQAEAIPEASGETGRPAAQRPDEAPAELGPMPAGGAFEIAPPPR, from the coding sequence ATGGCGCAAAGGCGGAACAAGCCGGAGGCCGGCTTCTGGGAACGGCTCAAGGCCGAGATGAAGGAAGCCGCCTATGACCTCGGCATCGACGATATCGGCGTGGCTTCGCCCGAGCCGTTCACCGCGCTCAAGGGACGGCTCATCCGCCACCGGGAGCTGGGCTACGAGTCCGGCTTCGAGCCGAAGGACATCGAGCGCCGCTCCGATCCGTCGCTCCTCTTCGACGAGCCGCTGTCGATCATCGCGATCGCAGTCGCCTACCCGTCCAAGCTGCAGGACCCGCCCAAGTCGGAGCCCGGCGCGCGGCGCGGCATCCTGTCCCGTTCGTCCTGGGGCGAGGACTACCACACCGTGCTGCGCGACCGGCTGGCGCGGCTGGAAGCCTGGCTGCGGGAGCGCGTGCCGGAGCTGCGGGCGGAATCGATGGTGGATACCGGCGAGCTGAGCGACCGCGCGGTGGCCGAGCGGGCGGGCATCGGCTGGAGCGGCAAGAACAGCTTCATCCTGAACCGCAAGCACGGCACCTACATCTTCTTGGCCGAAATGATCACCAACCTGCCGCTGGAGCCCGACGAGCCGGTCGAGGACGGCTGCGGCAGCTGCACGAAGTGCATCGACGCCTGCCCGACGGGCGCGCTTGTGGGCCCCGGACAGCTCAACGCGCAGCGCTGCGTCTCCTATCTGACACAGACCAAGGAGATGGTGTCGGACGAGCTGATGCGCAAGATCGGCAACCGGCTGTACGGCTGCGACACCTGCCAGATCGTCTGCCCCGTCAACCGGGGCGTCAACGTGACGCGGCATCCGGAGTTCCGGCCCGATCCCGAGCTGGTGAAGCCGCTGCTGGAGCCGCTGCTCGAAATGAGCAATCGGGAGTACAAGGAGCGGTACGGCCGCAACGCCTCGTCGTGGCGGGGCAAGAAGCCGATCCAGCGCAACGCCGTCATCGCCCTCGGCAACTTCAAAGAGAAGTCGGCGGTGCCTGCGCTTATCCGCGTGCTGCGAGACGATCCGAGGCCGGTGCTGCGCGGCACGGCCGCCTGGTCGCTCGGGCGGATCGGCGGCCCGGAGGCCGAGGCCGCGCTCGCGGAGGCGGCGGAGCGGGAGACGGATGAGGAGGCCCGCTCCTGGGCGGAGCGTTCGCTCGCCTCGCTGCGGGAGGGGGCGGCGGACGGAGCGGCTTTGTCGCAGGCGGAGGCCATCCCGGAGGCGAGCGGAGAGACGGGACGCCCGGCGGCGCAACGCCCGGACGAGGCGCCTGCGGAGCTCGGACCGATGCCGGCTGGAGGCGCTTTTGAAATTGCGCCGCCCCCCCGTTAA
- the rnhA gene encoding ribonuclease HI codes for MKEVTVYTDGACSGNPGPGGWAAVLFYGDKRKEISGAEPHTTNNRMEIQAVIEALALLKVPCRVKVHSDSAYVVNCFQNNWIRGWLRNGWKNSKGQPVENKELWQRLWDLMGTHEVSYVKVKGHSDNEWNNRCDELAVGAIKAMRAGGKG; via the coding sequence ATGAAGGAAGTGACCGTATACACCGACGGGGCGTGCTCCGGCAATCCGGGTCCCGGAGGCTGGGCGGCCGTCTTGTTCTATGGCGACAAGCGCAAGGAGATCTCCGGCGCGGAGCCGCATACGACCAACAACCGCATGGAGATTCAGGCGGTCATCGAGGCGCTGGCGCTGCTCAAGGTGCCGTGCCGCGTCAAGGTGCACAGCGACTCGGCGTATGTCGTCAACTGCTTCCAGAACAACTGGATCCGCGGCTGGCTGCGCAACGGCTGGAAGAACAGCAAGGGCCAGCCGGTCGAGAACAAGGAGCTGTGGCAGCGCCTGTGGGACCTGATGGGCACTCATGAGGTGTCCTATGTGAAGGTCAAAGGACATAGCGACAACGAATGGAACAACCGCTGCGACGAGCTGGCCGTAGGCGCCATCAAGGCGATGAGGGCTGGCGGCAAGGGCTAG
- the lepB gene encoding signal peptidase I, whose amino-acid sequence MMTEPAAAERPLEPERRRAARRRERSALLRTAVVVAAVVLFLNRFVLNLSIVEGDSMRPTLHPGDWLLVSRLAGDALPIRLNDVVILQDPRPEDGSPGYLVKRVVGLPGDLVELREGKLLRNGLPVAELYADPVPALENFQPVQVEPGHYFVLGDNRQWRASRDSRTFGAVDESDITGRAELLLWPFVHAGRL is encoded by the coding sequence ATGATGACGGAGCCTGCCGCGGCCGAGCGCCCGCTCGAGCCGGAGCGTCGCCGCGCCGCGCGGCGGCGCGAGCGGTCCGCGCTGCTGCGGACGGCCGTCGTCGTAGCGGCCGTCGTGCTGTTCCTGAACCGGTTCGTGCTCAACCTGTCGATCGTCGAGGGGGACTCGATGAGGCCGACGCTCCATCCCGGCGATTGGCTCCTCGTCAGCCGGCTCGCCGGCGACGCGCTGCCGATCCGGCTGAACGACGTCGTCATCCTGCAGGACCCGCGTCCGGAGGACGGGAGTCCGGGGTACCTCGTCAAGCGCGTCGTCGGGCTGCCTGGCGACCTGGTGGAGCTGCGCGAGGGCAAGCTGCTGCGCAACGGGCTTCCGGTGGCGGAGCTGTACGCGGATCCGGTGCCGGCGCTGGAGAATTTCCAGCCGGTGCAGGTGGAGCCCGGGCATTACTTCGTCCTGGGCGACAACCGGCAGTGGAGGGCGAGCCGCGACAGCCGCACGTTCGGCGCGGTCGACGAGAGCGACATCACAGGCCGGGCCGAGCTGCTGCTCTGGCCGTTCGTCCATGCGGGACGCCTGTAG
- a CDS encoding DUF402 domain-containing protein, which produces MDTYRRCYIKSFKHDGHLHRQWQKNWLVPERLLLPQQAEENMIVLINNQTPITEADGSVWVSRVPAVSFFLPGKWYNVVAMMEDFGIRYYCNLASPPYLSGDVLTYIDYDLDVIRTAGGDLAVVDRDEYERHKADYRYPPIIDAKVGQGLREVTQRIRGGKPPFEDEIVLQYYEAWTRRPGREEEGPA; this is translated from the coding sequence GTGGACACGTATCGGCGCTGTTATATCAAGAGCTTCAAGCACGACGGCCATCTCCATCGCCAATGGCAGAAGAACTGGCTCGTCCCCGAGCGCTTGCTGCTGCCGCAGCAGGCCGAGGAGAACATGATCGTGCTCATCAACAACCAGACTCCGATCACGGAGGCGGACGGCTCGGTATGGGTCAGCCGCGTGCCGGCCGTATCCTTTTTCCTGCCTGGCAAATGGTACAACGTCGTCGCGATGATGGAGGACTTCGGCATCCGGTACTACTGCAATCTGGCGTCGCCGCCTTATTTGTCGGGCGACGTGCTGACGTACATCGACTACGACCTCGATGTCATCCGCACCGCGGGCGGCGATCTGGCGGTCGTCGACCGCGACGAGTACGAGCGCCACAAGGCGGATTACCGCTATCCGCCGATCATCGATGCCAAGGTCGGCCAGGGCCTGCGCGAGGTGACGCAGCGGATCCGCGGCGGGAAGCCGCCGTTCGAGGATGAGATCGTGCTGCAGTATTACGAGGCTTGGACCCGTCGTCCGGGCCGCGAGGAGGAGGGGCCGGCATGA
- a CDS encoding GNAT family N-acetyltransferase has product MHVRSFQLADYHGATSLLQSVLCEECYEETKEALTRQLSWDSDLVLVASDGDQVAGIIIGTIDNNRGYYYRVAVHADFRGRGIAKGLISRLRARFEQRNVSKILVTADKHNEPVLTLYSSLGFEPNDFYHSFQKLSIVAG; this is encoded by the coding sequence ATGCATGTTCGTTCTTTCCAGCTCGCCGACTACCACGGCGCGACCTCCTTGCTGCAATCGGTCCTGTGCGAAGAGTGCTACGAGGAAACGAAGGAAGCTCTCACCAGGCAGCTGTCCTGGGACAGCGATCTCGTGCTCGTCGCATCGGATGGAGATCAAGTCGCCGGCATCATCATCGGCACGATCGACAACAACCGAGGGTACTACTACCGTGTCGCGGTCCATGCGGACTTCCGCGGACGCGGCATCGCCAAGGGCCTCATCTCCCGGCTGCGCGCCCGCTTCGAGCAGCGCAACGTCTCCAAGATTCTCGTCACGGCGGACAAGCATAACGAACCCGTACTTACGCTCTACAGCTCGCTCGGCTTCGAGCCGAACGACTTCTATCATTCGTTCCAGAAGCTCAGCATCGTGGCGGGCTAG
- a CDS encoding superoxide dismutase: protein MAHELPALPYANDALEPHIDAQTMEIHHDRHHNTYVTNLNAALESAPELASKSLEDLIADLNSVPESIRTAVRNNGGGHANHSLFWTTIGPNAGGAPTGKLAEAIESELGGFAKFQEDFAKAATTRFGSGWAFLAADKAGKLKVYSLPNQDSPIMEGETPLLGLDVWEHAYYLKYQNKRPDYIKAFWNVVNWDEVGKRYEAAAK, encoded by the coding sequence ATGGCCCATGAACTTCCAGCACTTCCGTATGCGAACGACGCTCTGGAACCGCATATCGACGCTCAGACGATGGAGATCCACCACGATCGCCACCACAACACGTACGTGACGAACCTCAACGCCGCTCTCGAGTCCGCTCCCGAGCTGGCCTCCAAGTCCCTCGAGGACCTGATCGCCGACCTGAACAGCGTGCCGGAATCCATCCGCACGGCCGTCCGCAACAACGGCGGCGGACATGCCAACCACAGCCTGTTCTGGACGACGATCGGCCCGAACGCCGGCGGCGCTCCTACGGGCAAGCTGGCTGAGGCGATCGAGAGCGAGCTGGGCGGCTTCGCCAAGTTCCAAGAAGATTTCGCCAAGGCGGCTACGACGCGCTTCGGCAGCGGCTGGGCTTTCCTCGCCGCCGACAAAGCCGGCAAGCTCAAAGTGTACAGCCTCCCGAACCAGGACAGCCCGATCATGGAAGGCGAAACGCCTCTGCTCGGCCTGGACGTGTGGGAGCACGCCTACTACCTCAAGTATCAGAACAAACGTCCCGACTACATCAAGGCGTTCTGGAACGTCGTGAACTGGGACGAAGTCGGCAAGCGCTACGAAGCAGCCGCGAAGTAA
- the mobB gene encoding molybdopterin-guanine dinucleotide biosynthesis protein B gives MTAIMQLVGSKNAGKTTLLCRLTEELAGRGLSVATIKHDGHELEDERPGCDTRRHRESGAVWSAVSSASRAILVEERGLSLPELIRLAPPVDVLLVEGFKREPLPKLLVARSLADLELLPQLAAVAGIALRAELHARSGSLGLPDGIPVLGVDEAEALADLSLAAGARAGFGCGAPGSRGHRAGRSEG, from the coding sequence ATGACCGCGATCATGCAGCTTGTAGGCAGCAAGAACGCCGGCAAGACGACGCTGCTGTGCCGGCTGACGGAGGAGCTGGCCGGCCGGGGACTGTCGGTCGCGACGATCAAGCACGACGGCCATGAGCTCGAGGACGAGCGTCCGGGCTGCGACACGCGGCGGCACCGGGAGTCGGGAGCCGTCTGGTCGGCGGTCAGCTCGGCTTCGCGAGCTATCCTTGTGGAGGAGCGGGGCCTTTCGCTGCCGGAGCTGATCCGGCTCGCTCCGCCGGTCGACGTCCTGCTCGTCGAAGGATTCAAGCGGGAGCCGCTGCCCAAGCTGCTGGTCGCCCGCTCGCTCGCCGATCTGGAGCTGCTTCCGCAGCTGGCCGCGGTGGCCGGCATCGCGCTGCGGGCGGAGCTGCATGCCCGCAGCGGCAGCCTTGGCTTGCCGGACGGGATTCCGGTGCTCGGCGTCGACGAGGCGGAGGCGCTCGCGGACCTCTCGCTGGCGGCCGGAGCTCGGGCGGGCTTCGGCTGTGGGGCTCCAGGTTCGCGAGGGCACCGGGCCGGCCGATCGGAGGGCTGA
- the mobA gene encoding molybdenum cofactor guanylyltransferase, with translation MRQEQAGRTGAATAEMELGGPAAMDGFILAGGRSSRMGRDKYALLLEGRTLLSRIAERMAPACGSVRAVVASPGQAERVRAAAPELAAPVLEPHAGEGPLAGVHGALLAAEAPLVWLVACDMPFVSSAAAGRLAAALERCGSAGCAAPRIDGRLQPLHAVYRRDASLAAADRLLHSGERRLSALLEELVPIAIEITGRAAPMPIGFNMNTPADYEAGIRLAEGGGE, from the coding sequence ATGAGGCAGGAGCAGGCGGGTCGGACGGGGGCGGCGACTGCGGAAATGGAGCTCGGCGGGCCGGCCGCGATGGATGGATTCATCCTCGCCGGCGGCCGCTCCAGCCGCATGGGCAGGGACAAGTACGCCCTGCTCCTGGAAGGGCGCACGCTGCTCTCGCGCATCGCGGAGCGGATGGCCCCGGCCTGCGGCTCCGTGCGTGCGGTCGTCGCCTCTCCCGGGCAGGCGGAGCGGGTGCGCGCCGCCGCGCCGGAGCTCGCGGCGCCGGTGCTGGAGCCGCATGCGGGCGAGGGGCCGCTGGCCGGCGTGCACGGCGCGCTGCTTGCCGCCGAGGCGCCGCTGGTCTGGCTGGTCGCCTGCGACATGCCGTTCGTCTCGTCAGCGGCCGCCGGGCGGCTCGCGGCGGCGCTGGAGCGCTGCGGCTCCGCCGGCTGCGCGGCGCCTCGGATCGACGGCCGGCTGCAGCCGCTCCATGCGGTATACCGGCGGGACGCGTCGCTGGCGGCGGCGGATCGGCTGCTGCACAGCGGGGAGCGGCGCCTGTCGGCGCTGCTGGAGGAGCTCGTCCCCATCGCGATTGAAATCACCGGCCGGGCGGCGCCGATGCCGATCGGCTTCAACATGAATACCCCGGCGGACTACGAGGCCGGCATCCGGCTGGCGGAAGGAGGCGGCGAATGA
- a CDS encoding molybdopterin oxidoreductase family protein: MTTIPLAVRELDAQCPYCSVQCKLRLTPEPIPGGETVRYRAQGVPNAASQGRSCVKGLNAHQHAFSSERLLQPLIRREGRLVPCGWDEALDAVAGLWRSRIAAGDPDAIGFYGGGSLTNESAYWLGKFARIGVGTRHIDYNGRFCMSAAASAGVRAFGLDRGLTFRLSDIPLAKCILLAGTNVAECQPTLMPYFNEAKENGAYLIVVDPRRTKTAEAADLHLQLRPGTDALLAVLLLRLVLDEGLEDRGFIESRTEGFEEARRQAEALDPDEAADRCGLPLADVRRAARAYAGAETAILCTARGVEQQTDGHEAVRQLLNLVLATGQIGRPGCGYGAITGQGNGQGGREHGQKADQLPGYRSIEDPADRAHAAAVWNVPPESIPGKGVSAFDMMRLVHEGRIRSLLVMGSNPVVSNPHAGFVEEALGRLEQLVVADLFLTETARMAHVVLPVASYLENEGTLTNLEGRVLLREASMPPPGEARADWAVLNALAERLGRKDRFRCGSAEAIFEELRRASRGGAADYSGISYRRLRSEGGVYWPCPSEEEDGQGLLFADGFARPGGRAQFAVRTAAGTGAVDETDGGYPLLLTNGRVLAHYLTGAQTRRSPALASRELESFLELHPRTAAALGIEEGEWVSVVSRQGEFAARGRLNAGIREDTVFAPMHWGGRQNVNRATRPELDPVCRMPGFKTTAVRVRPLRGGGA; the protein is encoded by the coding sequence ATGACGACGATTCCGCTTGCGGTCCGGGAGCTCGATGCCCAGTGTCCGTATTGCAGCGTGCAGTGCAAGCTGCGGCTGACGCCGGAGCCGATCCCCGGCGGCGAGACGGTTCGCTACCGCGCCCAAGGGGTTCCCAACGCCGCCTCCCAAGGGCGGTCCTGCGTCAAAGGGCTGAACGCGCATCAGCACGCGTTCAGCTCCGAGCGGCTCCTGCAGCCGCTGATCCGCCGGGAGGGGCGGCTCGTGCCTTGCGGCTGGGACGAGGCGCTGGACGCCGTCGCGGGGCTGTGGCGGAGCCGGATCGCGGCCGGAGATCCGGATGCCATCGGCTTTTACGGCGGGGGGTCCCTGACCAACGAGTCGGCCTACTGGCTCGGCAAGTTCGCCCGCATCGGCGTCGGCACGCGGCACATCGACTACAACGGACGCTTCTGCATGTCGGCGGCGGCTTCGGCCGGCGTGCGCGCGTTCGGTCTCGACCGGGGGCTGACGTTCCGCCTGTCCGATATTCCCCTGGCCAAGTGCATCCTGCTGGCCGGCACGAACGTGGCGGAGTGCCAGCCGACGCTGATGCCGTACTTCAATGAGGCCAAGGAGAACGGAGCGTACTTGATCGTGGTCGACCCTCGCCGCACGAAGACGGCCGAGGCCGCCGACCTGCATCTGCAGCTGCGTCCGGGTACCGATGCGCTGCTGGCCGTCCTGCTGCTGCGGCTCGTGCTGGACGAGGGGCTGGAGGACCGCGGCTTCATCGAGTCGCGGACGGAGGGCTTCGAGGAGGCGAGGCGGCAGGCGGAGGCGCTCGATCCCGACGAGGCCGCAGACCGCTGCGGATTGCCGCTTGCGGACGTGCGGCGCGCGGCGCGGGCTTACGCGGGCGCGGAGACGGCGATCCTCTGCACGGCGCGCGGGGTGGAGCAGCAGACGGACGGCCACGAGGCGGTGCGGCAGCTGCTCAACCTCGTGCTGGCGACGGGCCAGATCGGGCGTCCGGGCTGCGGCTACGGAGCGATCACGGGGCAGGGCAACGGCCAGGGCGGCCGCGAGCACGGCCAGAAGGCCGACCAGCTGCCGGGCTACCGCTCGATCGAGGATCCGGCCGACCGGGCGCATGCCGCCGCCGTATGGAACGTTCCGCCGGAGTCGATTCCAGGCAAGGGCGTATCCGCCTTCGACATGATGAGGCTCGTCCACGAAGGCCGCATCCGCTCGCTGCTGGTCATGGGCTCCAATCCCGTCGTGTCCAATCCTCATGCGGGATTCGTCGAGGAGGCGCTGGGCCGGCTGGAGCAGCTCGTCGTGGCGGATCTGTTCCTGACGGAAACGGCGCGGATGGCGCATGTCGTGCTGCCGGTGGCCTCCTACCTGGAGAACGAAGGCACGCTCACCAACCTGGAAGGCCGCGTGCTGCTGAGGGAAGCGTCCATGCCGCCGCCCGGCGAGGCGCGGGCGGACTGGGCGGTGCTGAACGCGCTCGCGGAGCGGCTGGGGCGCAAGGATCGGTTCCGCTGCGGCTCGGCGGAGGCGATCTTCGAGGAGCTGCGCCGCGCGAGCCGCGGCGGAGCCGCCGACTACTCGGGCATCTCCTACCGCCGGCTGCGGAGCGAGGGCGGCGTCTACTGGCCCTGTCCGTCGGAAGAGGAGGACGGGCAGGGACTGCTGTTCGCGGACGGCTTCGCCCGTCCCGGCGGACGGGCGCAGTTCGCTGTCCGGACGGCGGCCGGCACCGGCGCGGTCGACGAGACGGACGGCGGCTACCCGCTGCTGCTGACGAACGGCCGCGTGCTCGCCCACTATTTGACCGGAGCGCAGACGAGACGCAGTCCGGCGCTTGCTTCCCGGGAGCTGGAGAGCTTCCTGGAGCTTCATCCGCGAACGGCGGCCGCGCTCGGGATCGAGGAAGGCGAATGGGTGTCCGTCGTCTCCCGCCAAGGAGAGTTCGCGGCGCGCGGCCGCCTGAACGCCGGCATCCGCGAGGATACGGTTTTCGCGCCGATGCACTGGGGAGGAAGGCAGAACGTCAATCGGGCGACGAGGCCGGAGCTCGATCCGGTCTGCCGCATGCCGGGCTTCAAGACGACGGCGGTGCGCGTGCGGCCGCTGCGGGGAGGCGGAGCATGA